In Anomaloglossus baeobatrachus isolate aAnoBae1 chromosome 3, aAnoBae1.hap1, whole genome shotgun sequence, one genomic interval encodes:
- the LOC142295271 gene encoding uncharacterized protein LOC142295271: MSSSGSPPFGSQTEVAETSQEMLPEEDGSGGERHGAGDHSASTSRAHDRAPPRPSQGRRRGGGGHSASQRAPDSDGEEAGFINIDLLIDEVREREPLWNMADRRHADSIVTRRLWDEVCHAAVEGWGELNSRGQKKQRDKLQKRWRSIRDRFKKELNQEMQAPSGSGGRRSKYRYFRALSFLRTTMVCRSTVCSTQEPASNPTGAIPLQSATGEHTHRPHPSEPSLPSTSVPSTCAGASRETSLPEAAGDEIAFPLPHPSDTAALSRTPLGSGRQRHRGQEKSYAPEFLHLNAAFQNAIQLLSEQNRASFSFLNANMEKNTHELCTRLDRLHLDASKSPNHCFFQAVLERMEKLSLDHQMHVMQATRKALGQVDSQPPPPTPTRPPAPPPAIVPTPPAAQYQPAAQYQPAAQYQPAAQYQPAAQYQPAAQYQPAAQYQPDGQYQPAAQYQPAAQYQPAGQYQLPTTSAPTLPTHYHISPSTTIMTPTQTTNSPATSSVSQSLHSTPQSLPNPIPSPGFPLGFSTTPSSSVTSPPPPPTPLSTLNTPTVRVFPPVSPSSTISTPSPRFTNL; the protein is encoded by the exons atgtcgtcttctggtagcccgcccttcggttcacaaactgag gtggccgaaacatcacaggagatgctgccagaagaggacggaagtGGTGGAGAAAGACACGGAGCGGGCgatcatagt gcttcaacttctagggctcatgatagagctcccccaagaccgtcccagggtcgtcgtcgaggtggcggtggtcatagt gcatcccagcgtgctcccgattctgacggtgaggaggccggatttatcaacatcgacctcctcatcgatgaagttagagagagggagccgctgtggaacatggctgaccgccgccacgctgattcgatcgtaacccgtcgactctgggacgaggtatgccacgcagcggtagaaggttggggggagctcaattctcgtggccagaagaaacagc gtgacaaacttcagaagcggtggcggtctatcagggatcgcttcaaaaaggagttaaatcaagagatgcaggccccgagtggatccggaggacgcagatcgaagtaccgttactttagagcgttgtcgttcctccggacaactatggtgtgcagaag caccgtctgcagcactcaggagcctgcatcgaacccgacaggagcgatccctttacagtccgccactggtgaacacacgcacagaccccacccatctgaaccttcccttccatctacatctgtcccatccacctgcgctggagcttcccgtgagacttcattacctgaagctgctggtgatgagatagcttttcccctaccccacccctctgacactgctgccctcagtagaacacctttgggttctgggcgtcagcgtcataggggtcaggaaaagagctatgcgccagagttcttgcatctaaatgcagccttccagaacgccattcaattattatccGAACAAAATCGTGCCTCTTTTAGCTTCCTAaatgcaaatatggaaaaaaatacacacgaattgtgcacgcgtctggacaggctgcatttagatgcaagtaaatctcccaatcattgtttttttcaagccgtactagagcgcatggaaaagctatctcttgaccatcagatgcatgtaatgcaagccacacggaaGGCTCTGGggcaggttgactcccaaccacctccacccacccctacaagaccacctgccccccctccagccattgtccctactccccctgctgcccagtaccagcctgctgcccagtaccagcctgctgcccagtaccagcctgcagcccagtaccagcctgcagcccagtaccagcctgctgcccagtaccagcctgctgcccagtaccagcctgatggccagtaccagcctgcggcccagtaccagcctgcggcccagtaccagcctgcgggccagtaccagctcccaaccacatctgcccctacacttcctacccactaccacatctcgccttccacaaccatcatgaccccaactcaaaccactaattcacccgccacctcttctgtctcccaatccctccactccacccctcaatccttaccaaatcccatcccatctcctggtttccctcttggtttctctacCACACCTTcatcttctgttacttccccaccaccaccaccaacaccactttccaccctcaatactccaactgtgcgtgtgttcccacctgtcagtccctccagtactatctccaccccaagcccaagatttacaaatttataa